From one Primulina huaijiensis isolate GDHJ02 unplaced genomic scaffold, ASM1229523v2 scaffold10763, whole genome shotgun sequence genomic stretch:
- the LOC140965548 gene encoding probable serine/threonine-protein kinase PBL7, which produces MTFTLTDLRPNVKQLDWNTRMKIAAGAAKGLEYLHDKMKPPIIYRDLKCSNILLGDGYHPKLSDFGFAKVGHSGDQTHVSTRVMGTYGYCAPDYAMTGQLTFKSDIYSFGVCLLEIITGRRAIDNRRCASEQNLVSWAKPLFKDRKKFHQMADPALEGQYPVRGLYQALAIAAMCVQEQPNMRPLIADIVIALNYLASQIYDPNIHPIQTPGKSPASRRVKKEEERRHPRLLS; this is translated from the exons atgacatttactttaacAGACCTTCGCCCTAATGTAAAACAGCTAGATTGGAACACTAGAATGAAGATAGCAGCTGGTGCGGCAAAAGGCTTAGAGTATTTGCACGACAAGATGAAACCGCCCATCATATATCGTGATTTGAAGTGTTCCAACATTTTGCTCGGGGATGGATATCATCCCAAGCTATCGGATTTTGGATTTGCAAAAGTCGGCCATTCTGGAGATCAGACGCATGTTTCGACCAGAGTGATGGGCACATATGGATACTGTGCACCTGATTATGCAATGACTGGCCAACTGACATTCAAGTCCGatatttatagttttggtgtttGTCTTCTAGAGATCATTACGGGCAGAAGGGCCATTGACAACAGAAGATGTGCTTCAGAGCAAAATCTGGTCTCATGG GCCAAACCATTATTCAAGGACCGCAAAAAATTCCATCAAATGGCTGATCCAGCACTCGAAGGTCAATATCCCGTTAGAGGCTTATACCAGGCTCTTGCAATCGCTGCGATGTGCGTCCAAGAACAGCCTAACATGCGTCCTCTCATAGCTGATATTGTTATAGCATTGAACTACCTTGCTTCCCAGATATACGATCCCAACATCCATCCAATCCAAACTCCCGGAAAGAGCCCTGCTTCGCGCAGAGTCAAGAAAGAAGAGGAGCGTAGACACCCCCGCTTACTAAGTTGA